A stretch of the Takifugu flavidus isolate HTHZ2018 chromosome 1, ASM371156v2, whole genome shotgun sequence genome encodes the following:
- the atf2 gene encoding cyclic AMP-dependent transcription factor ATF-2 isoform X6 gives MSDDKPFQCTAPGCGQRFTNEDHLAVHKHKHEMTLKFGPARNDSVIIADQTPTPTRFLKNCEEVGLFNELTSPFDHDFKKATEDDYKKLPLDLSPLATPIIRNKTEEPAPLEVHRNSPLPHPESTTSDEKDLSLQPASLPTSTIVHPASLQVPNVLLATSEANVVIQQALPSPTSSSVITQVPSTNRPIVPVSGTFPVLLQLPNGQTMPVAIPASITSSSVHIPTTIPLVRPVTVVPNVPGIPGPPSPQPQPVQSESKLKLKATVSQPLPQVANEDGEIQSSAVTHTPAPTSPSATPAQAATAALTPAPVSHLSKSEEPSPHALQQPATSTTETPASPVAPAPNPPSTGGRRRRTTSEDPDEKRRKFLERNRAAASRCRQKRKVWVQSLEKKAEDLNSMNGQLQHVYTDISLLWR, from the exons ATGAGTGATGATAAACCTTTCCAATGCACTGCTCCAGGATGTGGACag AGATTTACAAACGAAGACCACCTGGCCGTCCATAAGCACAAGCATGAGATGACACTCAAGTTTGGCCCTGCAAGAAATGACAGTGTCATAATCGCTG ATCAAACACCCACACCTACTCGCTTTTTGAAGAATTGTGAGGAGGTTGGACTCTTTAATGAACTTACCAGTCCATTTGACCATGACTTCAAAAAAGCTACTGAAGATGATtataaaaag tTACCATTGGATTTATCCCCCCTCGCTACACCCATCATAcgcaacaaaactgaagaacCCGCGCCTCTAGAGGTGCACCGAAATAGCCCTCTGCCTCATCCTGAATCTACTACAAGTGATGAGAAG GATTTATCCTTACAGCCAGCCTCACTGCCAACATCCACTATAGTCCATCCTGCCTCCCTCCAAGTTCCCAATGTACTTCTAGCCACCTCAGAGGCTAATGTTGTAATACAGCAAGCTCTCCCTTCACCAACATCTAGCTCTGTTATTACCCAAGTCCCATCCACTAATAGGCCTATAGT CCCAGTGTCTGGCACTTTCCCCGTGCTCTTACAGCTGCCTAATGGCCAAACCATGCCAGTGGCCATACCTGCATCCATAACAAGCTCAAGTGTACATATTCCAACTACAATCCCT CTTGTCAGACCCGTCACCGTTGTGCCTAATGTCCCCGGGATTCCAGGACCTCCGTCGCCACAGCCGCAGCCCGTCCAATCAGAATCAAAGCTG aAACTGAAAGCCACAGTGAGCCAGCCTCTTCCTCAGGTAGCCAATGAAGATGGTGAAATCCAGAGCAGCGCTGTGACCCACACGCCAGCTCCAACTTCTCCCAGTGCAACCCCAGCTCAAGCTGCCACCGCAGCTCTTACTCCTGCTCCCGTTTCCCACCTGTCCAAGTCTGAGGAGCCTTCCCCCCATGCCCTTCAGCAGCCGGCCACCTCCACCACAGAGACTCCA GCTTCCCCGGTGGCCCCTGCACCCAACCCTCCGAGCACAGGGGGGCGACGGCGCAGAACCACAAGCGAAGATCCAGATGAGAAGCGGCGCAAGTTTCTGGAGCGCAACCGAGCCGCAGCTTCTCGCTGTAGGCAGAAGAGGAAGGTGTGGGTCCAGTCTCTGGAGAAGAAGGCTGAAGACCTCAACTCCATGAACGGTCAACTGCAG CATGTGTACACAGACATCTCCCTTCTGTGGCGATGA
- the atp5mc3a gene encoding ATP synthase membrane subunit c locus 3a — MYACAKFVSTPALVRAGSRALYRPLSASVLSRPEIKTESSVAVVPHSPLSQVTMRAFQTSAVSRDIDTAAKFIGAGAATVGVAGSGAGIGTVFGSLIIGYARNPSLKQQLFSYAILGFALSEAMGLFCLMVAFLILFAM, encoded by the exons ATGTACGCCTGCGCAAAATTTGTGTCCACGCCGGCTCTg GTCCGTGCTGGTTCCCGGGCTCTTTACAgacccctctctgcctctgtgctgtccagGCCTGagatcaaaacagag AGCAGTGTTGCTGTGGTGCCACACAGCCCCCTCTCCCAGGTCACAATGAGGGCCTTCCAGACCAGTGCTGTCAGCAGGGACATTGACACTGCTGCAAAGTTTATTGGTGCTGGAGCTGCCACAGTCGGAGTGGCTGGATCTGGAGCTGGTATTGGGACAGTGTTTGGTAGCCTCATCATTGGCTATGCAAG GAACCCAtctctgaagcagcagctgttttcaTATGCCATTCTGGGGTTTGCTCTTTCTGAAGCCATGGGACTGTTCTGTTTGATGGTTGCTTTCCTTATCCTGTTTGCTATGTAA
- the atf2 gene encoding cyclic AMP-dependent transcription factor ATF-2 isoform X1, which translates to MSDDKPFQCTAPGCGQRFTNEDHLAVHKHKHEMTLKFGPARNDSVIIADQTPTPTRFLKNCEEVGLFNELTSPFDHDFKKATEDDYKKLPLDLSPLATPIIRNKTEEPAPLEVHRNSPLPHPESTTSDEKDLSLQPASLPTSTIVHPASLQVPNVLLATSEANVVIQQALPSPTSSSVITQVPSTNRPIVPVSGTFPVLLQLPNGQTMPVAIPASITSSSVHIPTTIPLVRPVTVVPNVPGIPGPPSPQPQPVQSESKLKLKATVSQPLPQVANEDGEIQSSAVTHTPAPTSPSATPAQAATAALTPAPVSHLSKSEEPSPHALQQPATSTTETPASPVAPAPNPPSTGGRRRRTTSEDPDEKRRKFLERNRAAASRCRQKRKVWVQSLEKKAEDLNSMNGQLQSEVTLLRNEVARLKQLLLAHKDCPVTALQKKSGYHSGIVLHLAPLNNLLKANVCMMDAGKADGRVVRNWPRTRFRQRRGERGHVHPGQPSERGHPAQLHQHLQRRRLRLRRPGRFRSVQWSHHIKPEHRGEAAKEGHGPGTAARQLMVLQQGGVWYFLCTLASSEGRDWFTARTTCLLFIFDELVAFENVFSVINEDKRTGTLGVSCKNPCFCIM; encoded by the exons ATGAGTGATGATAAACCTTTCCAATGCACTGCTCCAGGATGTGGACag AGATTTACAAACGAAGACCACCTGGCCGTCCATAAGCACAAGCATGAGATGACACTCAAGTTTGGCCCTGCAAGAAATGACAGTGTCATAATCGCTG ATCAAACACCCACACCTACTCGCTTTTTGAAGAATTGTGAGGAGGTTGGACTCTTTAATGAACTTACCAGTCCATTTGACCATGACTTCAAAAAAGCTACTGAAGATGATtataaaaag tTACCATTGGATTTATCCCCCCTCGCTACACCCATCATAcgcaacaaaactgaagaacCCGCGCCTCTAGAGGTGCACCGAAATAGCCCTCTGCCTCATCCTGAATCTACTACAAGTGATGAGAAG GATTTATCCTTACAGCCAGCCTCACTGCCAACATCCACTATAGTCCATCCTGCCTCCCTCCAAGTTCCCAATGTACTTCTAGCCACCTCAGAGGCTAATGTTGTAATACAGCAAGCTCTCCCTTCACCAACATCTAGCTCTGTTATTACCCAAGTCCCATCCACTAATAGGCCTATAGT CCCAGTGTCTGGCACTTTCCCCGTGCTCTTACAGCTGCCTAATGGCCAAACCATGCCAGTGGCCATACCTGCATCCATAACAAGCTCAAGTGTACATATTCCAACTACAATCCCT CTTGTCAGACCCGTCACCGTTGTGCCTAATGTCCCCGGGATTCCAGGACCTCCGTCGCCACAGCCGCAGCCCGTCCAATCAGAATCAAAGCTG aAACTGAAAGCCACAGTGAGCCAGCCTCTTCCTCAGGTAGCCAATGAAGATGGTGAAATCCAGAGCAGCGCTGTGACCCACACGCCAGCTCCAACTTCTCCCAGTGCAACCCCAGCTCAAGCTGCCACCGCAGCTCTTACTCCTGCTCCCGTTTCCCACCTGTCCAAGTCTGAGGAGCCTTCCCCCCATGCCCTTCAGCAGCCGGCCACCTCCACCACAGAGACTCCA GCTTCCCCGGTGGCCCCTGCACCCAACCCTCCGAGCACAGGGGGGCGACGGCGCAGAACCACAAGCGAAGATCCAGATGAGAAGCGGCGCAAGTTTCTGGAGCGCAACCGAGCCGCAGCTTCTCGCTGTAGGCAGAAGAGGAAGGTGTGGGTCCAGTCTCTGGAGAAGAAGGCTGAAGACCTCAACTCCATGAACGGTCAACTGCAG AGCGAAGTCACCCTGCTGAGAAACGAAGTGGCTCGGCTGaagcagcttctcctggctcATAAAGATTGTCCCGTGACCGCCCTGCAGAAGAAATCCGGCTATCACA GTGGGATTGTTCTTCATCTGGCTCCTTTAAACAATCTCCTGAAGGCTAATGTCTGCATGATGGATGCTGGGAAAGCCGATGGTCGGGTTGTCAGGAACTGGCCGAGAACACG TTTCCGACAAAGACGAGGAGAGCGAGGACATGTCCATCCCGGGCAGCCCTCAGAACGAGGCCATCCAGcacagctccatcagcacctccaacGGCGTCGGCTCCGCCTCCGCCGCCCCGGCCGCTTCCGCTCCGTCCAGTGGAGCCACCACATCAAAccagagcacagaggagaggcagccaagGAGGGACACGGCCCAGGCACAGCCGCCCGGCAGCTGATGGTCCTGCAGCAGGGCGGGGTGTGGTACTTCCTGTGCACCCTCGCGTCCTCAGAGGGAAGGGATTGGTTCACAGCTCGGACCACCtgtttattattcatttttgaTGAGTTAGTTGCTTTTGAAAATGTTTTCTCTGTGATAAATGAAGACAAAAGAACAGGCACTTTAGGTGTAAGCTGTAAAAATCCATGTTTTTGCATCATGTGA
- the atf2 gene encoding cyclic AMP-dependent transcription factor ATF-2 isoform X4 — protein sequence MSDDKPFQCTAPGCGQRFTNEDHLAVHKHKHEMTLKFGPARNDSVIIADQTPTPTRFLKNCEEVGLFNELTSPFDHDFKKATEDDYKKLPLDLSPLATPIIRNKTEEPAPLEVHRNSPLPHPESTTSDEKDLSLQPASLPTSTIVHPASLQVPNVLLATSEANVVIQQALPSPTSSSVITQVPSTNRPIVPVSGTFPVLLQLPNGQTMPVAIPASITSSSVHIPTTIPLVRPVTVVPNVPGIPGPPSPQPQPVQSESKLKLKATVSQPLPQVANEDGEIQSSAVTHTPAPTSPSATPAQAATAALTPAPVSHLSKSEEPSPHALQQPATSTTETPASPVAPAPNPPSTGGRRRRTTSEDPDEKRRKFLERNRAAASRCRQKRKVWVQSLEKKAEDLNSMNGQLQSEVTLLRNEVARLKQLLLAHKDCPVTALQKKSGYHSGIVLHLAPLNNLLKANVCMMDAGKADGRVVRNWPRTRWSDIQ from the exons ATGAGTGATGATAAACCTTTCCAATGCACTGCTCCAGGATGTGGACag AGATTTACAAACGAAGACCACCTGGCCGTCCATAAGCACAAGCATGAGATGACACTCAAGTTTGGCCCTGCAAGAAATGACAGTGTCATAATCGCTG ATCAAACACCCACACCTACTCGCTTTTTGAAGAATTGTGAGGAGGTTGGACTCTTTAATGAACTTACCAGTCCATTTGACCATGACTTCAAAAAAGCTACTGAAGATGATtataaaaag tTACCATTGGATTTATCCCCCCTCGCTACACCCATCATAcgcaacaaaactgaagaacCCGCGCCTCTAGAGGTGCACCGAAATAGCCCTCTGCCTCATCCTGAATCTACTACAAGTGATGAGAAG GATTTATCCTTACAGCCAGCCTCACTGCCAACATCCACTATAGTCCATCCTGCCTCCCTCCAAGTTCCCAATGTACTTCTAGCCACCTCAGAGGCTAATGTTGTAATACAGCAAGCTCTCCCTTCACCAACATCTAGCTCTGTTATTACCCAAGTCCCATCCACTAATAGGCCTATAGT CCCAGTGTCTGGCACTTTCCCCGTGCTCTTACAGCTGCCTAATGGCCAAACCATGCCAGTGGCCATACCTGCATCCATAACAAGCTCAAGTGTACATATTCCAACTACAATCCCT CTTGTCAGACCCGTCACCGTTGTGCCTAATGTCCCCGGGATTCCAGGACCTCCGTCGCCACAGCCGCAGCCCGTCCAATCAGAATCAAAGCTG aAACTGAAAGCCACAGTGAGCCAGCCTCTTCCTCAGGTAGCCAATGAAGATGGTGAAATCCAGAGCAGCGCTGTGACCCACACGCCAGCTCCAACTTCTCCCAGTGCAACCCCAGCTCAAGCTGCCACCGCAGCTCTTACTCCTGCTCCCGTTTCCCACCTGTCCAAGTCTGAGGAGCCTTCCCCCCATGCCCTTCAGCAGCCGGCCACCTCCACCACAGAGACTCCA GCTTCCCCGGTGGCCCCTGCACCCAACCCTCCGAGCACAGGGGGGCGACGGCGCAGAACCACAAGCGAAGATCCAGATGAGAAGCGGCGCAAGTTTCTGGAGCGCAACCGAGCCGCAGCTTCTCGCTGTAGGCAGAAGAGGAAGGTGTGGGTCCAGTCTCTGGAGAAGAAGGCTGAAGACCTCAACTCCATGAACGGTCAACTGCAG AGCGAAGTCACCCTGCTGAGAAACGAAGTGGCTCGGCTGaagcagcttctcctggctcATAAAGATTGTCCCGTGACCGCCCTGCAGAAGAAATCCGGCTATCACA GTGGGATTGTTCTTCATCTGGCTCCTTTAAACAATCTCCTGAAGGCTAATGTCTGCATGATGGATGCTGGGAAAGCCGATGGTCGGGTTGTCAGGAACTGGCCGAGAACACGGTGGAGTGACATTCAGTGA
- the atf2 gene encoding cyclic AMP-dependent transcription factor ATF-2 isoform X3 gives MSDDKPFQCTAPGCGQRFTNEDHLAVHKHKHEMTLKFGPARNDSVIIADQTPTPTRFLKNCEEVGLFNELTSPFDHDFKKATEDDYKKLPLDLSPLATPIIRNKTEEPAPLEVHRNSPLPHPESTTSDEKDLSLQPASLPTSTIVHPASLQVPNVLLATSEANVVIQQALPSPTSSSVITQVPSTNRPIVPVSGTFPVLLQLPNGQTMPVAIPASITSSSVHIPTTIPLVRPVTVVPNVPGIPGPPSPQPQPVQSESKLKLKATVSQPLPQVANEDGEIQSSAVTHTPAPTSPSATPAQAATAALTPAPVSHLSKSEEPSPHALQQPATSTTETPASPVAPAPNPPSTGGRRRRTTSEDPDEKRRKFLERNRAAASRCRQKRKVWVQSLEKKAEDLNSMNGQLQSEVTLLRNEVARLKQLLLAHKDCPVTALQKKSGYHISDKDEESEDMSIPGSPQNEAIQHSSISTSNGVGSASAAPAASAPSSGATTSNQSTEERQPRRDTAQAQPPGS, from the exons ATGAGTGATGATAAACCTTTCCAATGCACTGCTCCAGGATGTGGACag AGATTTACAAACGAAGACCACCTGGCCGTCCATAAGCACAAGCATGAGATGACACTCAAGTTTGGCCCTGCAAGAAATGACAGTGTCATAATCGCTG ATCAAACACCCACACCTACTCGCTTTTTGAAGAATTGTGAGGAGGTTGGACTCTTTAATGAACTTACCAGTCCATTTGACCATGACTTCAAAAAAGCTACTGAAGATGATtataaaaag tTACCATTGGATTTATCCCCCCTCGCTACACCCATCATAcgcaacaaaactgaagaacCCGCGCCTCTAGAGGTGCACCGAAATAGCCCTCTGCCTCATCCTGAATCTACTACAAGTGATGAGAAG GATTTATCCTTACAGCCAGCCTCACTGCCAACATCCACTATAGTCCATCCTGCCTCCCTCCAAGTTCCCAATGTACTTCTAGCCACCTCAGAGGCTAATGTTGTAATACAGCAAGCTCTCCCTTCACCAACATCTAGCTCTGTTATTACCCAAGTCCCATCCACTAATAGGCCTATAGT CCCAGTGTCTGGCACTTTCCCCGTGCTCTTACAGCTGCCTAATGGCCAAACCATGCCAGTGGCCATACCTGCATCCATAACAAGCTCAAGTGTACATATTCCAACTACAATCCCT CTTGTCAGACCCGTCACCGTTGTGCCTAATGTCCCCGGGATTCCAGGACCTCCGTCGCCACAGCCGCAGCCCGTCCAATCAGAATCAAAGCTG aAACTGAAAGCCACAGTGAGCCAGCCTCTTCCTCAGGTAGCCAATGAAGATGGTGAAATCCAGAGCAGCGCTGTGACCCACACGCCAGCTCCAACTTCTCCCAGTGCAACCCCAGCTCAAGCTGCCACCGCAGCTCTTACTCCTGCTCCCGTTTCCCACCTGTCCAAGTCTGAGGAGCCTTCCCCCCATGCCCTTCAGCAGCCGGCCACCTCCACCACAGAGACTCCA GCTTCCCCGGTGGCCCCTGCACCCAACCCTCCGAGCACAGGGGGGCGACGGCGCAGAACCACAAGCGAAGATCCAGATGAGAAGCGGCGCAAGTTTCTGGAGCGCAACCGAGCCGCAGCTTCTCGCTGTAGGCAGAAGAGGAAGGTGTGGGTCCAGTCTCTGGAGAAGAAGGCTGAAGACCTCAACTCCATGAACGGTCAACTGCAG AGCGAAGTCACCCTGCTGAGAAACGAAGTGGCTCGGCTGaagcagcttctcctggctcATAAAGATTGTCCCGTGACCGCCCTGCAGAAGAAATCCGGCTATCACA TTTCCGACAAAGACGAGGAGAGCGAGGACATGTCCATCCCGGGCAGCCCTCAGAACGAGGCCATCCAGcacagctccatcagcacctccaacGGCGTCGGCTCCGCCTCCGCCGCCCCGGCCGCTTCCGCTCCGTCCAGTGGAGCCACCACATCAAAccagagcacagaggagaggcagccaagGAGGGACACGGCCCAGGCACAGCCGCCCGGCAGCTGA
- the atf2 gene encoding cyclic AMP-dependent transcription factor ATF-2 isoform X2: MSDDKPFQCTAPGCGQRFTNEDHLAVHKHKHEMTLKFGPARNDSVIIADQTPTPTRFLKNCEEVGLFNELTSPFDHDFKKATEDDYKKLPLDLSPLATPIIRNKTEEPAPLEVHRNSPLPHPESTTSDEKDLSLQPASLPTSTIVHPASLQVPNVLLATSEANVVIQQALPSPTSSSVITQVPSTNRPIVPVSGTFPVLLQLPNGQTMPVAIPASITSSSVHIPTTIPLVRPVTVVPNVPGIPGPPSPQPQPVQSESKLKLKATVSQPLPQVANEDGEIQSSAVTHTPAPTSPSATPAQAATAALTPAPVSHLSKSEEPSPHALQQPATSTTETPASPVAPAPNPPSTGGRRRRTTSEDPDEKRRKFLERNRAAASRCRQKRKVWVQSLEKKAEDLNSMNGQLQSEVTLLRNEVARLKQLLLAHKDCPVTALQKKSGYHSGIVLHLAPLNNLLKANVCMMDAGKADGRVVRNWPRTRTNISSFLSLACYGCDFLAITHFVSQVSHCAPTSVLRCVANSPRLLLTVNASVMSSLKQLD, encoded by the exons ATGAGTGATGATAAACCTTTCCAATGCACTGCTCCAGGATGTGGACag AGATTTACAAACGAAGACCACCTGGCCGTCCATAAGCACAAGCATGAGATGACACTCAAGTTTGGCCCTGCAAGAAATGACAGTGTCATAATCGCTG ATCAAACACCCACACCTACTCGCTTTTTGAAGAATTGTGAGGAGGTTGGACTCTTTAATGAACTTACCAGTCCATTTGACCATGACTTCAAAAAAGCTACTGAAGATGATtataaaaag tTACCATTGGATTTATCCCCCCTCGCTACACCCATCATAcgcaacaaaactgaagaacCCGCGCCTCTAGAGGTGCACCGAAATAGCCCTCTGCCTCATCCTGAATCTACTACAAGTGATGAGAAG GATTTATCCTTACAGCCAGCCTCACTGCCAACATCCACTATAGTCCATCCTGCCTCCCTCCAAGTTCCCAATGTACTTCTAGCCACCTCAGAGGCTAATGTTGTAATACAGCAAGCTCTCCCTTCACCAACATCTAGCTCTGTTATTACCCAAGTCCCATCCACTAATAGGCCTATAGT CCCAGTGTCTGGCACTTTCCCCGTGCTCTTACAGCTGCCTAATGGCCAAACCATGCCAGTGGCCATACCTGCATCCATAACAAGCTCAAGTGTACATATTCCAACTACAATCCCT CTTGTCAGACCCGTCACCGTTGTGCCTAATGTCCCCGGGATTCCAGGACCTCCGTCGCCACAGCCGCAGCCCGTCCAATCAGAATCAAAGCTG aAACTGAAAGCCACAGTGAGCCAGCCTCTTCCTCAGGTAGCCAATGAAGATGGTGAAATCCAGAGCAGCGCTGTGACCCACACGCCAGCTCCAACTTCTCCCAGTGCAACCCCAGCTCAAGCTGCCACCGCAGCTCTTACTCCTGCTCCCGTTTCCCACCTGTCCAAGTCTGAGGAGCCTTCCCCCCATGCCCTTCAGCAGCCGGCCACCTCCACCACAGAGACTCCA GCTTCCCCGGTGGCCCCTGCACCCAACCCTCCGAGCACAGGGGGGCGACGGCGCAGAACCACAAGCGAAGATCCAGATGAGAAGCGGCGCAAGTTTCTGGAGCGCAACCGAGCCGCAGCTTCTCGCTGTAGGCAGAAGAGGAAGGTGTGGGTCCAGTCTCTGGAGAAGAAGGCTGAAGACCTCAACTCCATGAACGGTCAACTGCAG AGCGAAGTCACCCTGCTGAGAAACGAAGTGGCTCGGCTGaagcagcttctcctggctcATAAAGATTGTCCCGTGACCGCCCTGCAGAAGAAATCCGGCTATCACA GTGGGATTGTTCTTCATCTGGCTCCTTTAAACAATCTCCTGAAGGCTAATGTCTGCATGATGGATGCTGGGAAAGCCGATGGTCGGGTTGTCAGGAACTGGCCGAGAACACG CACCaatatttcttcatttctgagcCTGGCCTGTTACGGCTGCGACTTTCTGGCCATAACTCACTTTGTCTCTCAGGTGAGCCATTGCGCACCAACAAGTGTGCTTCGCTGTGTTGCAAACTCCCCCCGGCTCCTACTGACAGTGAACGCCTCTGTAATGAGTTCATTAAAGCAGCTAGATTGA
- the atf2 gene encoding cyclic AMP-dependent transcription factor ATF-2 isoform X5, with the protein MRSPVSGTFPVLLQLPNGQTMPVAIPASITSSSVHIPTTIPLVRPVTVVPNVPGIPGPPSPQPQPVQSESKLKLKATVSQPLPQVANEDGEIQSSAVTHTPAPTSPSATPAQAATAALTPAPVSHLSKSEEPSPHALQQPATSTTETPASPVAPAPNPPSTGGRRRRTTSEDPDEKRRKFLERNRAAASRCRQKRKVWVQSLEKKAEDLNSMNGQLQSEVTLLRNEVARLKQLLLAHKDCPVTALQKKSGYHSGIVLHLAPLNNLLKANVCMMDAGKADGRVVRNWPRTRFRQRRGERGHVHPGQPSERGHPAQLHQHLQRRRLRLRRPGRFRSVQWSHHIKPEHRGEAAKEGHGPGTAARQLMVLQQGGVWYFLCTLASSEGRDWFTARTTCLLFIFDELVAFENVFSVINEDKRTGTLGVSCKNPCFCIM; encoded by the exons ATGAGAAG CCCAGTGTCTGGCACTTTCCCCGTGCTCTTACAGCTGCCTAATGGCCAAACCATGCCAGTGGCCATACCTGCATCCATAACAAGCTCAAGTGTACATATTCCAACTACAATCCCT CTTGTCAGACCCGTCACCGTTGTGCCTAATGTCCCCGGGATTCCAGGACCTCCGTCGCCACAGCCGCAGCCCGTCCAATCAGAATCAAAGCTG aAACTGAAAGCCACAGTGAGCCAGCCTCTTCCTCAGGTAGCCAATGAAGATGGTGAAATCCAGAGCAGCGCTGTGACCCACACGCCAGCTCCAACTTCTCCCAGTGCAACCCCAGCTCAAGCTGCCACCGCAGCTCTTACTCCTGCTCCCGTTTCCCACCTGTCCAAGTCTGAGGAGCCTTCCCCCCATGCCCTTCAGCAGCCGGCCACCTCCACCACAGAGACTCCA GCTTCCCCGGTGGCCCCTGCACCCAACCCTCCGAGCACAGGGGGGCGACGGCGCAGAACCACAAGCGAAGATCCAGATGAGAAGCGGCGCAAGTTTCTGGAGCGCAACCGAGCCGCAGCTTCTCGCTGTAGGCAGAAGAGGAAGGTGTGGGTCCAGTCTCTGGAGAAGAAGGCTGAAGACCTCAACTCCATGAACGGTCAACTGCAG AGCGAAGTCACCCTGCTGAGAAACGAAGTGGCTCGGCTGaagcagcttctcctggctcATAAAGATTGTCCCGTGACCGCCCTGCAGAAGAAATCCGGCTATCACA GTGGGATTGTTCTTCATCTGGCTCCTTTAAACAATCTCCTGAAGGCTAATGTCTGCATGATGGATGCTGGGAAAGCCGATGGTCGGGTTGTCAGGAACTGGCCGAGAACACG TTTCCGACAAAGACGAGGAGAGCGAGGACATGTCCATCCCGGGCAGCCCTCAGAACGAGGCCATCCAGcacagctccatcagcacctccaacGGCGTCGGCTCCGCCTCCGCCGCCCCGGCCGCTTCCGCTCCGTCCAGTGGAGCCACCACATCAAAccagagcacagaggagaggcagccaagGAGGGACACGGCCCAGGCACAGCCGCCCGGCAGCTGATGGTCCTGCAGCAGGGCGGGGTGTGGTACTTCCTGTGCACCCTCGCGTCCTCAGAGGGAAGGGATTGGTTCACAGCTCGGACCACCtgtttattattcatttttgaTGAGTTAGTTGCTTTTGAAAATGTTTTCTCTGTGATAAATGAAGACAAAAGAACAGGCACTTTAGGTGTAAGCTGTAAAAATCCATGTTTTTGCATCATGTGA